The Chitinophaga sp. H8 region GTAGTTTATACCCCCGACAGGTTCGCACTATTTATAAAAGCGATGTCCAAATACTTTGGCCCAAAATCAGGTACCGGAAAATTGCTGATCATAGATGGCGAAATAGATCAGATCAAGGCAGAAGTAGGCGATTGCTTAAGCTATGCCATTTCACAGGCATATAACACCAGCGGTCCCTCCAGCCTGAACAGTCGTTATAACGCAGTCTCCGGCTGGCTGCCACCGGAAAGATACATTGTAACCGAGAACTTTGAAGACTTCTGGAAAACAGGTGGTATTAATTACAATGACCCTTTAAAAGGTACCATCCCTTCATTGCTGGGAATGGCTTACTGGCAACCCGCAGCTGGCAGAAAAGGTGGTGCGGGAGCCTATCATCCGGAATATGAATATGCCAGTCCTATACCGTATCAGTATATGCGACAGGCTATTCAGATCATGAACCCTGCCGTTCGATAGATAACTATTTTCTAACCGATTCTACTTTAATATGAAATACGCTTATATAAAATTGCTCGCCATGGCTTTAATAACATGTATTATCTCTATCTCCTGTAAAAAAGAGCATTACACGGATGCCTTGTACATCACCGGCACAGAAGAAAACACCAGCACTTCCTTAACTGTGGATAACAGCCCTGTTAGTACTGCTATCAGTGTCACCTCTTCAGGACTGGCCACCAGTGATATCACCGTGCAGTTGGCAATAGACACCAGCCTGATCCCAAAATATAGCCAAGCAAACGGTGGAAAAAGTTTTAAGGCACTCCCTGCCGGCACTTACAAACTCTCTGCTGATAAAGTCACCATTAAAGCAGGATCCAGTATTTCTGATGCTATTACTTTCAATATCCAATCACCGGCGCAAATCTCAGATGGCGCTGGCTACCTGGTACCTGTTAAAATAAATAGCGTAAGCGGCGGGCCAAGAGTACTGGAGTCTTCCAGGGTATTGTATATCATTGTCAGGAAGGTAGTCAGAATGACCGTAGCCAGCCTCACCGGTAACTATTTCAAAGTAGATTTTTCCCAGAATAATGCTACCCTGAAAAACATGACAGCAATATCCTATGAAACCCGCGTGATGGTAAATAATTTCCAGGGGGGAAGTCCATTTATCAGTTCTGTAATGGGCATCGAAGAAAACTTCCTGATGCGTTTCGGAGATGTTACCATCGACAAAAATCAACTACAGATGGCCGGGGGAACTACTGCCTTAACAGTGCCAACAGGATTTTCTACCGGCGTATGGTACCATGTTGCTGTAACCTATGATGGAAACGTGGAAAATATATACGTAAATGGTACACTGATGGCCACCAAAACAGCAGCAAGAACAGTAGATCTTACCAGTGGGGATTTTTTTATCGGCAGGTCAGCCGGAGGACGGCTCCTGGACGGTGCGGTATCAGAATGCCGGGTATGGTCCCGCGCCTTATCCAAAACAGAGATTGTAAACGGGCTTTGCGGGGTGGATCCCGCCAGCAAAGGACTGGAAGCCTATTGGAAAATGAATGAAGGAGAAGGAAATATTATACATGATATAAGCGGGCATGGTCGTAATGCCATCGCTGCCGGTACTGTCCAATGGATCCCCGGAGTAAGATGCGATCAATGACACCGGTACCCATTATGCTGATGATCCCGGTCAAACTTAAACCAGTCAACTGTACTTTATGAAAAGAATTGAATTAATAAATATAGTCTCCTTGCTGCTCCTGTTGGTTATTATGTCAACTTTCTCCTGTAAGAAAGATGTAATAAACAAAGACGGATTATTTGTATATGCTCCAGCAGGAAAAATCACTTATGATACCTGGAAAGACACCTATCTCGTAACACGCAATGGGGTTCAATCTCAAAGCAGTGCCGGATTTCCTGTTTTACTTACCCGTCCTTTTTCCAATGATGTACAGGTAATTGCCAGAATAGATACCTCCCTGATAGCATCATATGATAGTATCAATAAAACAGTATCACCCAGGTTCAATACAGACATTTTTGGATTTGCCGGAACTGGAACCGTAACTATAAAAGCCGGTAAAACGGTGTCTGCCGATTCCATTACTATCAGGATAACAGACAACTCCAAAGTAGATTTCGATAAATCATATATAATCCCGGTGGTGCTTAGCTCGCCAGGAAATGAGGTGCCTGTAAGTAATAACAGGCAAACCATGTTTGTAAATATTTCCTTTACAAAAATCAATACCTCCCTATCCGGTTTTACAGGTGGTAACAATATCCCTGTTATCATCAACCGCACGCCGGATGGCGATGCGGTATCGCCCGATATTGCTGCCTTTCAGGCAACAATAAATACCGTATTCCCGGACAACCTGGATGTTAATATAGTGCAGGATAATACTTTGATCGAAGGATACAATGCTGCCAATGGTACTGCCTGCATTCCATTCCCGGCAAATGCTTATACCATATTGCAGCAAAAAGTAAGTATCCCTGCCAATGCACTCGCTTCTAAAGACAGTTTTAAAATACAGGTAAGTAAGCCACAGGCCTTTGAACCAGGTAAAACTTATTTATTACCCTTCCAGATAAAGGATGAAGGACCGGTAGCTCCCAGTGAAAAGAACAAGGTGATGTACATCACACTAACCGTTAAATCACAGAATATTGATCCGGCCAACGGCACGGT contains the following coding sequences:
- a CDS encoding DUF1735 and LamG domain-containing protein — translated: MALITCIISISCKKEHYTDALYITGTEENTSTSLTVDNSPVSTAISVTSSGLATSDITVQLAIDTSLIPKYSQANGGKSFKALPAGTYKLSADKVTIKAGSSISDAITFNIQSPAQISDGAGYLVPVKINSVSGGPRVLESSRVLYIIVRKVVRMTVASLTGNYFKVDFSQNNATLKNMTAISYETRVMVNNFQGGSPFISSVMGIEENFLMRFGDVTIDKNQLQMAGGTTALTVPTGFSTGVWYHVAVTYDGNVENIYVNGTLMATKTAARTVDLTSGDFFIGRSAGGRLLDGAVSECRVWSRALSKTEIVNGLCGVDPASKGLEAYWKMNEGEGNIIHDISGHGRNAIAAGTVQWIPGVRCDQ
- a CDS encoding BT_3987 domain-containing protein, whose product is MKRIELINIVSLLLLLVIMSTFSCKKDVINKDGLFVYAPAGKITYDTWKDTYLVTRNGVQSQSSAGFPVLLTRPFSNDVQVIARIDTSLIASYDSINKTVSPRFNTDIFGFAGTGTVTIKAGKTVSADSITIRITDNSKVDFDKSYIIPVVLSSPGNEVPVSNNRQTMFVNISFTKINTSLSGFTGGNNIPVIINRTPDGDAVSPDIAAFQATINTVFPDNLDVNIVQDNTLIEGYNAANGTACIPFPANAYTILQQKVSIPANALASKDSFKIQVSKPQAFEPGKTYLLPFQIKDEGPVAPSEKNKVMYITLTVKSQNIDPANGTVTGTTINRAGWKGTANSTDNNYSNGVPADVFDNNYATGWQSALFPNQPPDFVIDMGNVHTIKGFSFTPLYWSFFGSAYISDATSIALYSSTDGVNWFAQGDYNGTALTGTADKPDTRFIKCYQPIKARYFKFTVLKYSNYAAGFGELNAFE